A genomic segment from Nocardia cyriacigeorgica GUH-2 encodes:
- a CDS encoding alpha/beta hydrolase yields MRRALVLVCVLLVTLLSGCGSGETAAPATSPADGARPDPIRISYGETDDNFGDLYLPAGQSAHLPVVVLVHGGGWEQVHDLSYMAVLAEDLVAHGVAVWNVEYRRVGGVGGWPVTLADVDDATESLATVVQQRAGGRLDLKRVHVAGHSAGGHLAAWLAGRHTIDGTDAPGADPHVRLAGATIMAGVLDLRLAAINGHDRFVRDLLGGLPDEQPDRYRIASPIEHLPVGLPVTVVHGDQDATVSPDQSRNYARAARAAGDPVTLHLLPGGGHADFGDVRSPAWAAAKADILRRVGV; encoded by the coding sequence ATGCGACGAGCGTTAGTGCTGGTCTGTGTGCTGCTGGTGACGCTGCTGAGCGGATGCGGGTCGGGTGAGACGGCCGCGCCGGCGACGAGCCCGGCCGACGGGGCGCGGCCGGATCCGATCCGGATCAGCTATGGCGAGACCGACGACAATTTCGGCGATCTCTATCTGCCCGCCGGGCAGTCCGCCCATCTCCCGGTCGTCGTGCTCGTGCACGGCGGGGGCTGGGAGCAGGTGCACGACCTGAGCTACATGGCGGTGCTGGCCGAGGACCTGGTCGCGCACGGGGTGGCGGTGTGGAATGTGGAGTACCGCAGGGTCGGTGGGGTGGGCGGCTGGCCGGTGACCCTCGCCGATGTCGACGATGCGACCGAATCTCTGGCGACCGTGGTGCAGCAACGGGCCGGCGGGCGCCTGGACCTGAAACGTGTGCATGTGGCCGGGCATTCAGCAGGCGGGCATCTGGCGGCCTGGCTGGCGGGACGGCACACCATCGACGGCACCGACGCGCCCGGCGCCGACCCGCACGTGCGGCTGGCCGGCGCGACCATCATGGCCGGTGTGCTCGATCTACGCCTGGCCGCGATCAACGGCCACGACCGGTTCGTGCGCGATCTGCTGGGCGGGCTGCCGGATGAGCAGCCCGACCGCTACCGCATCGCCTCGCCCATCGAGCATCTACCGGTCGGGCTGCCGGTCACCGTCGTCCACGGCGACCAGGACGCCACCGTCTCACCGGACCAGAGCCGCAACTACGCCCGCGCCGCCCGCGCGGCAGGCGATCCGGTCACCCTGCACCTGCTGCCCGGCGGCGGCCACGCCGATTTCGGCGACGTGCGTTCGCCGGCCTGGGCTGCCGCGAAGGCCGACATCCTGCGCCGGGTCGGCGTCTGA